A window of the Tiliqua scincoides isolate rTilSci1 chromosome 5, rTilSci1.hap2, whole genome shotgun sequence genome harbors these coding sequences:
- the KCNJ14 gene encoding ATP-sensitive inward rectifier potassium channel 14, producing the protein MGVAKAIRRFSGGGGVGELREEESVESPTSCHNGGRVPVRQRSRFVKKDGHCNVQFVNMSEKSQRYLTDLFTTCVDIRWRWMFVIFCLSFVLSWLLFGFTFWLIAALHGDLAPEHPLINKPCFSEVTSFMAAFLFSLETQTSIGYGFRSVTEECPSAVLAVVLQCILGCIIDAFIIGAIMAKIAKPKKRNETLVFSETAVVAMRDGKLCLMWRVANLRKSHLVEAHVRAQLLQPRVTPEGEYIPLDHNDVNVGFDSGTDRIFLVSPVTIVHEIDADSPLYEYGPTELAEADFELVVILEGMVEATAMTTQCRSSYLPSELRWGHRFEPVLFERRGHYEVDYQHFHRTYEVPGTPACSAKELSQRKYRAPSAGATAARASFCYENEVALSCCQEEEEEEERQGSRRVSLENEMATPT; encoded by the exons ATGGGGGTGGCCAAAGCCATCCGGCGCTTCAGCGGCGGTGGCGGGGTGGGAGAGCTGCGAGAAGAGGAGTCGGTGGAATCCCCCACCAGCTGCCACAATGGCGGGCGCGTTCCCGTCCGGCAGCGTAGCCGCTTCGTGAAGAAGGATGGCCACTGCAACGTGCAGTTTGTCAACATGAGCGAGAAGAGCCAGCGCTACCTCACCGACCTCTTCACCACTTGCGTGGACATCCGCTGGCGCTGGATGTTCGTCATCTTCTGTCTTTCTTTTGTGCTCTCCTGGCTTCTGTTTGGCTTCACCTTCTGGCTGATTGCTGCGCTCCACGGGGACCTCGCACCTGAGCACCCTCTCATAAACAAGCCCTGCTTCTCTGAGGTCACCAGCTTCATGGCCgccttcctcttctccctggAGACCCAGACTTCCATTGGGTATGGCTTCCGCAGCGTGACCGAGGAGTGCCCCTCTGCGGTGCTGGCTGTGgttttgcaatgcattctgggatgcatCATTGATGCCTTCATCATCGGTGCAATAATGGCCAAGATCGCCAAGCCCAAGAAGCGCAATGAGACCCTAGTCTTTAGTGAGACCGCCGTGGTGGCCATGAGGGATGGGAAGCTATGCCTCATGTGGCGTGTGGCCAATTTGCGTAAGAGCCACCTGGTGGAGGCCCATGTTCGGGCACAACTGCTGCAG CCTCGTGTCACACCTGAAGGCGAGTACATCCCCCTGGACCACAACGATGTCAATGTGGGTTTTGACAGTGGCACCGATCGCATCTTCCTGGTGTCTCCGGTGACAATTGTGCACGAGATTGATGCTGACAGTCCCCTGTACGAGTATGGTCCTACAGAGCTGGCTGAGGCTGACTTTGAACTGGTGGTCATCCTAGAGGGCATGGTGGAAGCCACAGCAATGACTACACAATGCCGCAGCTCCTACCTGCCTAGCGAGCTGCGCTGGGGGCACCGCTTTGAACCTGTACTCTTCGAACGACGCGGTCACTATGAGGTTGACTACCAGCACTTCCATCGTACATATGAGGTGCCGGGAACCCCAGCATGCAGCGCCAAGGAGCTGAGCCAACGCAAATACAGAGCTCCCTCAGCAGGGGCCACTGCGGCTCGCGCCTCCTTCTGCTATGAGAATGAGGTGGCCCTCAGCTGCTgccaagaggaagaggaggaggaagagaggcaagGGAGCCGGCGGGTGAGCCTGGAGAACGAAATGGCTACCCCCACGTGA